The Lycium ferocissimum isolate CSIRO_LF1 unplaced genomic scaffold, AGI_CSIRO_Lferr_CH_V1 ctg8923, whole genome shotgun sequence genome includes a region encoding these proteins:
- the LOC132045988 gene encoding uncharacterized protein LOC132045988, translated as MTYMQAYRAKEKALNMLRGGPTESYNKLPIYFNILEKAYPGSVVSLEKIVEDHFLYAFVALEPCIRGWEYCRPIVVIDGTHLKSTYEGTKLIASTLDLGGIILALAYAIVNSENDASWTWFFERFRNVFGERENMGNREQVRKLYVALVKAYTLQEFSELMGRLDIIDKKLGEYLFDSGYHKWSRIHATVKRTWTLTSNIAESINSSIAKAREFPVCKLMDYLRQLIETWNEKHSEEGRNTFTDLTNVYNEAYEDNKELSHYMYDCKCLRASTEFLHIVTDGMKRFSVCLRSRICSCGRFQLDEIPCGHALAAITYRHQHGEDYCSAYYNNKISKIHMPYQWNLFHARG; from the exons ATGACCTACATGCAAGCGTATAGAGCTAAGGAAAAGGCATTAAACATGTTGCGAGGTGGTCCAACTGAATCTTACAATAAGTTACCCATCTACTTTAACATTCTGGAAAAGGCATATCCAGGGTCAGTTGTTAGTTTGGAAAAAATAGTGGAAGACCATTTCTTGTATGCATTTGTAGCATTGGAACCTTGTATCAGGGGATGGGAGTATTGTAGGCCTATAGTAGTTATTGACGGCACCCATCTAAAATCAACTTATGAAGGAACTAAGCTAATAGCAAGCACACTGGATCTAGgag GTATTATACTGGCACTAGCATATGCTATAGTTAATTCTGAGAATGATGCATCTTGGACATGGTTCTTTGAGAGATTTAGGAATGTTTTTGGTGAAAGGGAGAATAT GGGAAATAGAGAACAGGTCAGGAAACTATACGTTGCATTAGTTAAGGCATACACTCTTCAAGAATTTAGTGAACTCATGGGAAGACTGGACATAATAGATAAGAAGTTGGGTGAATACTTGTTCGATAGTGGATATCATAAATGGTCTCGGATACATGCAACAGTGAAGAGGACATGGACATTGACTTCTAACATTGCTGAATCTATAAACAGCAGTATTGCCAAAGCTAGAGAATTTCCAGTCTGTAAATTAATGGATTACCTGAGACAATTGATTGAAACTTGGAATGAAAAACACAGTGAAGAAGGGAGAAATACATTCACAGATCTTACTAACGTGTACAATGAAGCTTATGAGGATAACAAGGAATTATCACACTACATGTATGACTGTAAGTGT CTAAGGGCTTCCACTGAATTCCTACATATAGTGACCGATGGTATGAAGAGATTTAGTGTGTGCCTTCGAAGTAGGATATGTAGTTGTGGAAGGTTTCAACTTGATGAGATACCATGTGGACATGCTTTGGCTGCTATAACTTATAGGCACCAACATGGAGAGGACTACTGCTCTGCctactacaacaacaaaattTCAAAGATACATATGCCATACCAGTGGAACCTCTTCCACGCCAGA GGataa